The proteins below are encoded in one region of Synchiropus splendidus isolate RoL2022-P1 chromosome 13, RoL_Sspl_1.0, whole genome shotgun sequence:
- the rps8a gene encoding 40S ribosomal protein S8, translated as MGISRDNWHKRRKTGGKRKPYHKKRKYELGRPPANTKIGPRRIHTVRVRGGNKKYRALRLDAGNYSWGSECCTRKTRIIDVVYNASNNELVRTKTLVKNCIVLIDSLPFRQWYEAHYITPLGRKKGAKMTPEEEEVLNKKRSKRTQKKYDERKKSAKISPLLEEQFQQGKLLACIASRPGQCGRADGYILEGKELEFYLRKIKAKKGK; from the exons ATGG GTATCTCAAGGGACAACTGGCATAAACGCCGCAAGACTGGCGGTAAACGCAAGCCCTACCACAAGAAAAGGAAGTATGAGCTGGGTCGTCCTCCTGCAAACACAAAG ATCGGACCCCGTCGCATCCACACTGTGAGGGTCCGTGGTGGGAACAAGAAGTACCGTGCTCTGAGGCTCGATGCTGGCAACTACTCGTGGGGCTCTGAGT GCTGCACACGCAAAACCAGGATCATTGATGTGGTGTACAACGCCTCCAACAACGAGCTGGTCAGAACCAAGACTCTTGTGAAGAACTGCATCGTCCTCATCGACAGCCTTCCTTTCAGGCAGTGGTACGAGGCCCACTACATCACTCCTCTGGGACGCAAGAAGGGAGCCAAGATG ActcctgaggaggaagaggtccTGAACAAGAAGAGGTCCAAGAGGACCCAGAAGAAGTACGATGAGCGTAAGAAGTCTGCCAAGATCAGCCccctcctggaggagcagttcCAGCAGGGAAAGCTGCTCG CTTGCATCGCCTCCAGACCGGGCCAGTGTGGCAGGGCAGACGGCTACATCCTGGAAGGGAAAGAGCTGGAGTTCTACCTGAGGAAGATCAAGGCCAAGAAAGGCAAATAG
- the hectd3 gene encoding E3 ubiquitin-protein ligase HECTD3: MALSDSPHRLLGRIRLLNRCVESFKKSDPIPESLCYIPKEVCYKICKDSSAASTSASGSSAGGSKTVIAVFDSPHQNPLNKKVCKYNIEPKKGTCIRTTGEEFCNSQGLWVKISKEQLEEHRPGQELDEGWILVCKHGDRGDRLIPVESPDNASRQQQLFGYDFKPCSRWEQVVDVENALFLGAKPKVAEGDEAAIQKLRSVPPTWTYECDEDLVHCFYEHIGKEDENLGSVKQCVTSIEVSSCSEDPNGGASCLTDGDTETYWESDGMQGQHWIRLHMKRGAVVNKLILTVDSTDDNYMPKKVSVYGGEGDNLKKLSMVVIEDNLIGEVCVLEDLTCHVPVIEVRIEECRDEGIDVRIRGLKIKSSCERDLGLNADVFQSANLVRYPRLQSMSTDILYRRALVIQRFISILDSVLPHLVPAWDYSVGTFNQIKSIKQFLLLSKRRSGLITQCLKDSETCKPNLMPRLYINRRLAMEHRDNTSLDPSCKDAVFNQVFQGLKPSDKFEKPLDYRWPSHYDQWWECKFIAEGIIDQGGGFRDSLADISEELCPTSAECPMPLPFFSRTSNQGALEARDYYVPNPSCKEFQKYEWIGQLMGAALRGKDFLVLALPGLVWKQLTGEAVSWNKDFPAVDSVLVNLLDAMENMDQNTFELRFGEELVYTTLLSDGQMVELIPGGSSVTVGYEDRKEFIRLVQKARLEESKQQIAAIQTGLLKVVPQAVLDLLTWQELEKKVCGDPEISVEALKRLTRYEDMESNDIRVQYLWEALTNFTNEDRSRFLRFVTGRSRLPAPIFVFPDKPGVETTDALPRSSTCTSTLYLPSYPSAKVCEEKLRYAAYNCVAIDMDMGPWEE; the protein is encoded by the exons ATGGCTTTGAGTGACAGTCCTCACCGGCTGCTGGGCAGAATCCGCCTCCTCAACAGATGCGTGGAAAGTTTTAAGAAAAGTGACCCGATTCCCGAGAGCCTGTGTTATATTCCCAAGGAAGTTTGCTACAAGATCTGCAAGGACTCCTCCGCAGCCTCGACCTCCGCCTCTGGATCCTCGGCCGGTGGCTCCAAGACCGTCATCGCTGTGTTTGACAGTCCTCATCAAAACCCCCTCAACAAGAAAGTTTGCAAGTACAACATCGAGCCAAAGAAGGGGACTTGTATCCGGACCACGGGGGAGGAGTTCTGCAACAGCCAAGGCCTGTGGGTCAAGATCAGTAAG GAGCAACTGGAGGAGCACCGACCTGGCCAGGAGCTGGATGAAGGCTGGATCCTGGTGTGTAAGCACGGGGACAGAGGAGACCGTCTCATTCCCGTGGAATCTCCGGACAACGCGAGCCGCCAGCAGCAGCTTTTCGGGTACGACTTCAAGCCCTGCAGCCGCTGGGAGCAGGTGGTGGATGTGGAAAACGCCCTGTTTCTGGGTGCCAAGCCCAAAGTGGCTGAAGGGGACGAGGCTGCCATCCAGAAGTTGAG GTCCGTCCCGCCTACCTGGACGTACGAGTGTGACGAGGACCTGGTGCACTGCTTCTACGAACACATCGGGAAGGAGGACGAGAACCTTGGCAGCGTGAAGCAGTGTGTGACCAGCATTGAGGTGTCATCTTGTTCT GAGGATCCCAACGGTGGAGCCAGTTGTCTGACTGATGGAGACACAGAGACGTACTGGGAGAGCGACGGGATGCAGGGGCAGCACTGGATCCGCCTGCACATGAAGAGAGGCGCCGTGGTCAA CAAGTTGATACTGACCGTCGACTCAACGGACGACAACTACATGCCCAAGAAGGTCTCCGTTTACGGAGGGGAGGGGGACAACCTGAAGAAGCTCAGCATGGTCGTCATCGAAGA CAATCTGATCGGAGAAGTGTGCGTGCTGGAAGACTTGACCTGCCACGTGCCCGTCATCGAAGTCCGGATAGAAGAATGTCGAG ATGAGGGAATAGACGTGCGGATCAGAGGGCTGAAGATCAAGTCGTCTTGCGAGAGAGACCTCGGGCTGAACGCTGACGTCTTCCAGTCGGCAAACCTGGTGAGGTACCCGCGCCTGCAGAGCATGTCGACGGACATCCTGTACCGCAGAGCCCTGGTCATCCAGAG GTTCATCTCTATCTTGGACTCTGTTCTCCCTCACCTGGTCCCGGCCTGGGACTACAGCGTGGGCACCTTCAACCAGATCAAA AGCATCAAGCAGTTCCTGCTGCTGTCCAAGCGCCGCTCCGGCCTCATCACTCAGTGCCTGAAGGACTCTGAGACCTGCAAGCCCAACCTCATGCCACGCCTCTACATTAACAGACGTCTGGCCATGGAGCACCGCGACAACACTTCCCTCGACCCCAGCTGCAAGGACGCCGTGTTCAACCAG GTGTTTCAGGGACTCAAACCATCCGACAAGTTCGAGAAGCCTTTGGATTACAG GTGGCCGTCTCATTACGACCAGTGGTGGGAGTGTAAATTCATCGCGGAGGGGATCATCGATCAGGGCGGTGGGTTTCGGGACAGCCTGGCTGACATATCGGAGGAGCTCTGCCCCACTTCGGCCGAGTGTCCCATGCCGTTACCGTTCTTCTCCAGGACATCCAACCAG GGCGCCCTGGAAGCCAGAGATTACTACGTTCCCAACCCGTCATGTAAAGAGTTCCAGAAGTACGAGTGGATCGGTCAGCTGATGGGAGCTGCGCTGAGAGGCAAAGATTTCCTG GTCCTGGCTCTACCTGGTCTGGTGTGGAAGCAGCTGACGGGAGAGGCAGTCAGCTGGAACAAAGACTTCCCTGCTGTGGACTCAGTGCTG GTGAACCTGTTGGACGCcatggagaacatggaccagAACACCTTTGAGTTGAGATTCGGTGAGGAGCTGGTCTACACCACCCTGCTGAGCGACGGACAGATGGTGGAGCTCATCCCCGGCGGCAGCAGCGTGACTGTTGGCTACGAGGACCGCAAGGAGTTCATCCGCCTGGTGCAGAAGGCTCGGCTGGAGGAGAGCAAGCAGCAG ATTGCAGCCATTCAGACGGGGCTGCTGAAGGTGGTCCCGCAGGCGGTGCTGGATCTGCTCACCtggcaggagctggagaagaaagTTTGTGGAGATCCGGAGATCTCTGTGGAAGCTCTCAAAAGGCTCA CTCGGTACGAAGACATGGAAAGCAACGACATACGAGTTCAGTACTTGTGGGAGGCGCTGACCAACTTCACCAACG AGGATCGAAGCAGATTTCTGAGGTTTGTAACCGGCCGAAGTCGTCTTCCTGCACCCATCTTTGTCTTCCCTGACAAACCAGG CGTTGAAACGACAGACGCTCTCCCGCGGTCTTCCACTTGCACCAGCACACTGTATCTCCCCAGCTATCCAAG CGCAAAAGTGTGTGAAGAGAAACTGCGATACGCTGCGTATAACTGCGTCGCCATTGACATGGACATGGGTCCCTGGGAAGAGTGA
- the best4 gene encoding bestrophin-4: MTVSYSLEVADAKFGGFCKLLLRWKGSIYKLLYRDFLLFCAVYLFFSVFYRFVLTPRQQDLFERIALYCDQFTNTNFIPVLFVLGFYVTLAFNRWWGQYTSFPLPDNLMMVVSGNVHGADERGRLLRRTLMRYANLSSVLILRSISTRVHKRFPTLEHVVDAGFMTSDELKKFDSLHSDFNKYWMPLTWFSNLASRAREEGRVRDDIALRLLMDELNNYRAKCSLLFHYDWISIPLVYTQVVTIAVYTFFAFCVIGRQFLNPEKGYKDHKLDLYVPVFTLLQFFFYSGWLKVGELIINPFGEDDDDFETNQLIDRNIQVSMLAVDDMYQNLAPLVRDKHWAQRHFSVPYTVSTAAESHRPAFIGSTFDMRSSVEDLEIHWQTESSAKNGAVGDGVNGFLQKGRGFLQRLSLPSVLDVSPTLEEEDEPPEREEHHKLTIRVTEEPLH, translated from the exons ATGACGGTCTCCTACTCTCTGGAAGTTGCCGACGCCAAGTTCGGAGGCTTCTGTAAGCTCCTGCTGCGGTGGAAGGGCAGCATCTACAAGCTGCTGTACAGAGACTTCCTGCTCTTCTGCGCAGTCTACCTCTTCTTCAGTGTGTTCTACAG GTTCGTCCTCACGCCGAGGCAGCAGGATCTCTTCGAGAGAATCGCCCTCTACTGCGACCAATTCACCAACACCAACTTCATCCCAGTGCTCTTCGTCCTGG GCTTCTACGTGACCTTGGCCTTCAACCGCTGGTGGGGTCAGTACACCAGCTTCCCGCTGCCCGACaacctgatgatggtggtgtccgGGAACGTCCACGGCGCGGACGAGAGAGGGCGGCTGCTGCGGCGCACCCTCATGAGATACGCCAACCTCTCGTCGGTCCTCATCCTTCGCTCCATCAGCACCAGGGTTCACAAGAGGTTCCCCACTCTGGAGCACGTGGTGGACGCAG GGTTCATGACCTCAGACGAGCTGAAGAAGTTCGACTCCCTCCACTCGGACTTCAACAAATACTGGATGCCTCTGACATGGTTTTCAAATCTGGCCTCGCGAGCGAGAGAAGAGGGTCGCGTGAGGGACGACATCGCTCTGAGACTCCTGATGGAT GAGCTGAACAACTACAGAGCCAAGTGCAGCCTGCTGTTCCACTACGACTGGATCAGCATCCCGCTGGTCTACACGCAG GTGGTCACCATCGCTGTGTACACTTTCTTCGCCTTCTGCGTGATCGGACGTCAGTTCCTGAACCCGGAAAAGGGCTACAAGGACCACAAACTGGACCTGTACGTGCCAGTCTTCACCCTGCTGCAGTTCTTCTTCTACAGTGGCTGGCTCAAG GTGGGCGAGCTCATCATCAATCCGTTCGGTGAGGACGATGATGATTTTGAGACAAACCAGCTGATTGACAGGAACATCCAG GTCTCCATGCTGGCGGTGGACGACATGTACCAGAACCTGGCTCCCCTGGTGAGGGACAAGCACTGGGCCCAGAGACACTTCTCTGTCCCCTACACAGTGTCCACTGCGGCAGAGAGCCACAGGCCAGCGTTTATAGGCTCCACTTTCGACATGAG ATCGAGTGTAGAGGACTTGGAAATTCACTGGCAGACAGAATCTTCCGCCAAGAACGGAGCTGTGGGCGACGGAGTCAACGGTTTCCTGCAGAAAGGTCGAGGGTTCCTGCAGCGCCTCAGCCTCCCATCGGTGCTGGACGTCTCACCAACccttgaggaggaggatgagccgCCTGAGAGAGAAGAGCATCACAAGCTCACCATCCGAGTGACGGAAGAACCTCTTCATTAG
- the si:ch211-106k21.5 gene encoding leucine-rich repeat-containing protein 38 — protein MSGQWTLLLLLPLLVKTRTASPCVCPAAVVHTRLPAQVAADVCCLNFSGSSFGDVDWSVFTNQSTVLEILDLSWCNITTITFDAGPTALHKVHLNHNRLESLPQDFLSSQPQLTELDLSWNVLQELPDEFLQDSNRIQHLYLQGNKLRFLPVSVLKKPELQSLDLGGNLWDCSCAFLENLEERRNRTLPLKDLVGNLTCVTPRSLADRLMWSVQRREVCQPAALTALFVTLPLLILATLVICWCCGRKAKKEAPVFGTSKKRPSTRFPGQQPESPEPDPGPDILKNQLLLRPMSEHLSSIRDIYEEVKLGSVASLPRGSSPSSSCSDRLQSSQEPDRSSRGELDTVSVTEVLKDSADREKAYMTQSTKYYSLVPGLELEDSDHGGCEDAEPN, from the coding sequence ATGTCGGGTCAGTGgacgctcctgctgctgctccctctgttGGTGAAGACCAGGACTGCAAgcccgtgtgtgtgtccagcagcGGTGGTTCACACCCGGCTTCCTGCCCAGGTGGCGGCTGACGTCTGCTGTCTGAACTTCTCCGGCTCCTCCTTCGGCGATGTGGACTGGTCTGTGTTCACCAACCAGTCCACGGTTCTGGAGATACTAGACCTTTCCTGGTGCAACATCACGACCATCACGTTTGATGCGGGACCGACTGCGCTACACAAGGTCCACCTCAACCACAACAGACTCGAGTCGTTGCCCCAGGACTTCCTGTCCAGCCAGCCTCAGCTGACCGAGCTGGACCTCAGTTGGAATGTTCTCCAGGAGCTTCCAGATGAGTTCCTTCAGGACTCTAACAGAATCCAGCACTTGTATCTCCAAGGGAACAAACTGAGGTTCCTGCCTGTCTCTGTCCTGAAGAAGCCGGAGCTGCAGAGTCTGGATCTTGGAGGAAACCTGTGGGACTGCTCTTGTGCCTTCCTGGAGAACCTGGAGGAACGTCGGAACAGAACCCTCCCTCTGAAGGACCTTGTTGGGAATCTCACGTGCGTCACACCCAGAAGCCTTGCCGATAGGCTCATGTGGTCGGTGCAGCGCCGGGAGGTGTGTCAGCCGGCGGCTTTGACCGCCCTCTTCGTCACGCTGCCCCTCCTCATCCTCGCCACCCTGGTCATCTGCTGGTGCTGCGGCCGGAAGGCCAAGAAGGAAGCTCCAGTGTTCGGCACTAGCAAGAAACGGCCTTCCACCAGGTTCCCCGGACAACAGCCGGAATCTCCTGAGCCGGACCCTGGACCTGACATCCTGAAAAACCAGCTGCTGCTCCGCCCAATGTCCGAGCACCTGAGCAGCATCCGAGACATCTATGAGGAGGTCAAACTGGGCTCGGTGGCCTCTCTGCCTAGAGGTTCTTCTCCAAGCTCCAGCTGCTCTGACAGGCTTCAAAGCTCTCAGGAGCCGGACCGGTCCAGCCGGGGAGAGTTGGACACTGTCAGCGTCACTGAGGTTCTGAAGGACTCAGCTGACAGAGAGAAGGCCTACATGACCCAGTCCACCAAGTACTACAGTCTGGTCCCGggcctggagctggaggactCGGACCACGGAGGCTGCGAGGACGCGGAGCCGAACTGA